The Oncorhynchus mykiss isolate Arlee chromosome 8, USDA_OmykA_1.1, whole genome shotgun sequence genome includes the window ATACTTCTtatgcacacacatgcaagccTCTGCACATTCCTCTTGTCCTTCCCATGGGCGATGAATACTGTAGGTCTATACCACAAGATCAAAGTCATCCCTCTGGAAAACAAAGGGCACCAATGAGACAGTCAGAATCCCCATTTGTACAACAGGATTTACCATCAGACTAGACCATCTTATATCCAAACAAATATGCCTGGGACCTTCGAGCTATTCAAACATAAACAAACTGAACTTTGTCAGACTTCTTATCTTAGACCGTGGTCTCTCTCACCTCATCATTGTAGGTCATGACGTGCTGTTTGATCTTTGAAGAGTCAACCCATGTTACAAAGTCTTCCATATTtctgatgaaataaaacatttaggaTTTTGGGGGGCTGACAAGATGTCAGAAAGGAAGAAAAGTACCAAAAGTAGTCAGACAAAACCCTACACTTACCTAGTGACAAGGAAAGCTGCATCTGTGACAATCTCTGGTCCCACACGCACATCTAAGGTACAGTCAAGGCCACAAAGCACTACATAGATAATCCAACACAGAATAACAGTCTATGATCCTTACAATAGGGTAAAAAAAACACCATTGCCACAGCATGCGCACAGGTGCTACATCACTAGTACTGTTACCATGTGAAGGATACGTCCCTGTTCGATGAAGGTGATGGCTGTCTTCAGGTTCTGAGCCATTCGTAAGCTTACCATTATGGTGGGTAGCCGCCTCCTGGAAatcagagagatggagataggacCGAATTGAGCCAGAGGTATTGCAAGCGATGGATAGAATGCAACATCTACTTTTACTCTTACTATTGTTATTGGGAGATGGAATGGGTTTGTTTATTCACCTGCAGAATGAAGAGGCGGTGACTTTCTCTGTAAGAGCCAGGTTCTGTTTGGTGGGGATCAGCCCAGTACCGTACCTTTAAGAAGAGATGCAAAATGCTAGACACCATCATCACTCTGTAGTAGCTGTGTGTTACCCACATTACTTTTAGAGGACAGACAGTTTCCTATGGGCGCAGGGGCCCGGGTTCGAATTCAGTCACACTGATACTCACAGTTTCTCAAGTAGTTGACATGTACTGTGGGCTCTGAAGCCATCCTTCTCGTCCAGATCACGTATCTTCTGAGCAAGCTCTCTGATGTTACGGCTCAACTTATTGTACCTATGGATATAACGTTAGCAGACTGTGGCTAATCAAAACACACTGAGGCTGCTGAGTAGGGACAGTGTTCTAGGGGTTGTCAATGTGCTAAAAATGCCTCCACATAGAACAAATTTGAATACAATAGATGGAATAATAGGGTTGGATGTTTGCCCATATCGAAGCCATCATAATTAAACTAGAATGCGTCCTGTAGGTAGGCCATTTTAGAATTAGCAATAGTCACCCTTATTATACTATATACCAAATTAACAATAACTTCCGCATCAAAACCTAAACTTATTAACTTAAAACACATTTTACATATAGCTGGAGACAAAGAAAAAGGCCATAAAACCGCATTCTCACTTGGTGTAGTCTTCTCTCTTCTCGATGTGATACCTCCGCAATACTTTCACCTCGTGCAGGTTGTTGTCTACCTCCCAATTGATAAAGTCAACCTTCTTCAACAGCTTCTGCTCATGAAATTTCAATTTTCGAACCATTTTGCCGTAATAATTTTGTGACTAGAAAACTAACATGTATTTACCAAGATACATTTACTTCCACGCTTTCCGGACCAAGAGGAAGCGCATGTTTTTCTTCTTCGGCGACCTGGTGCTGATTCGCAAACAAAGAGAATCATACctccaaaaataaataaataaattgtgtgATACCGCCATCTACTGCGCAGGAGTATGTACTTGTAACTGCACGTACATGTCGAACGCCGAACTCTTTATTAAGACAATGCAGAAACCCCAATCCGTGGACGAGTGAGTGCCCCATTTTCATTTGTGCCTAAATTTAAATAAAATGAAAGTTATCTGGCTAATTCAGCAGGCTATGGTGTGAAA containing:
- the imp3 gene encoding U3 small nucleolar ribonucleoprotein protein IMP3, which produces MVRKLKFHEQKLLKKVDFINWEVDNNLHEVKVLRRYHIEKREDYTKYNKLSRNIRELAQKIRDLDEKDGFRAHSTCQLLEKLYGTGLIPTKQNLALTEKVTASSFCRRRLPTIMVSLRMAQNLKTAITFIEQGHVRVGPEIVTDAAFLVTRNMEDFVTWVDSSKIKQHVMTYNDERDDFDLVV